One Mycobacteroides salmoniphilum DNA segment encodes these proteins:
- a CDS encoding NADPH-dependent FMN reductase, which yields MNTSTTPLRLAVICASTRDGRFGPTVANWIAEKARHHPSFQAGYIDLAEYPLPLHLSRREGAEGTAQLAKVTARLRIADAFLVVTPEYNHSFPAPLKNLIDWHHSEWQAKPVGFTSYGGMSGGLRAIEQLRLVFAELHAVTTRDVVSFHGVWSQFDDAGRLVDSRDAETAAKTMLDELAWWGSALRTAREHSPYAW from the coding sequence GTGAACACGTCAACCACCCCGCTGCGTCTCGCCGTGATCTGCGCCAGTACGCGTGACGGTCGGTTCGGCCCCACCGTGGCGAATTGGATCGCAGAAAAGGCCCGGCATCATCCGTCGTTCCAGGCCGGCTACATCGACCTCGCGGAGTACCCACTGCCCCTTCACCTTTCCCGGAGAGAGGGGGCGGAAGGCACCGCCCAGCTCGCCAAGGTGACGGCTCGGCTGCGTATCGCCGACGCCTTCCTCGTGGTCACTCCGGAGTACAACCACAGCTTTCCTGCCCCGCTGAAGAACCTGATCGATTGGCATCACAGCGAATGGCAGGCCAAGCCGGTCGGATTCACCTCATACGGCGGTATGTCTGGCGGATTGCGCGCCATCGAGCAGCTGCGGCTGGTGTTCGCAGAGCTGCACGCCGTAACCACCCGGGATGTGGTGAGTTTCCATGGCGTGTGGAGCCAGTTCGACGATGCCGGCCGGCTTGTCGATAGCCGCGACGCCGAAACAGCCGCCAAGACGATGCTCGACGAGCTGGCGTGGTGGGGTTCCGCGCTGCGGACAGCGCGTGAGCACTCCCCCTACGCGTGGTGA